The segment GAAGAGTTTCGCAGCGCTCGCCCAGAAGATGTGGTCTCCCACGGCAGGCGGTACCGACTACGCGGCCTTCCTCGCCAAGGTGGCAACGGTCGGCCAGGGCCCGGGCACGGTCTACCTGCCCGACACGATCACCCGCCAGGTCACCCCTGGTGACCTCGCGCAGGGGCGATCGGCGACCGCTTCGTCGTCCGAGGTGAGCACGCTCGGTGCCGCCAACGCCGTCGACGGCTTCGAGACCACCCGCTGGGCCAGCGCCTACAGTGACAACCAGTGGCTCCAGGTCGATCTCGGCAGCGCCAAGACCTTCACCTCGGCCCGCCTGAACTGGGAAGGCGCCTATGGCAAGGACTACGACATCCAGACGTCGAACGACGGCGCCACCTGGACCACCGTGGCCCAGCGACGCGGCCGGACCAGCGCCGGCCTCGACACCCTCACCTTCCCGGCCGCCATCGCCAGGTACGTCCGGATGAAGGGCATCACCCGCGGCACCGCCTACGGCTACTCGCTGTACAGCATGCAGATCCACGCCTGAGGTTCCCCGCGGGATGCGGAGGTGGGGAGTTCTCCTCTCCGCATCCCGCGGCGACCCGTGCGGTCCGTCAGCCACCCGCTGACATCACGATGTCCGTGAGGGCATCGCGCTCGGCGCAATCGGGACGGGATCTTCCGCGGTGGATTCGCTCGAATCGCTGCCGGACGCCGCCCTGAGGGCCATTCCTGCCTGCCCGTGTCGAGAGTGCTCACGCCCGGCGACGTCAACGACGCCACCGCCTTCGGTCAGGTCCTCGACTCGACCTGCGTTTCGCGAGCCGGCACCGGCATCCCGCGCACGACACCGACCCGGGTCCTGCGCGACCGGGTTCGACAAGCTCGCCGACCCTCGGCTTCGCTGTCCACGTGGCCCGCGATCTCGGCACGCCGGTGTCGGGAAGGTGGCAATCGAACTCGCCCGCCTCTGCCCCTCCGTATCCATCACTACCTCGGAAGCCAGCTCGACCTCACGAGATGTCGCCCGCAGAATCGCCACCCGGAGCCGACTCGGCTCCCTGGTCTGGTCCGCGGCGATCAGCCCTGCACTGGTGGGTGGTTGCCGCCAGGACGCCGTACACCAGGGCCACGGACTCTCGGCCTGCTTCCGCAGGGATGTCAGGCGGGCGTTGTGAACCGGCAGCTGCGTTGGGCGACGGCCACCCCGCGCAGACAGGTCGCGCCGGGTGGCGAGTCGTGGCTCTGGCTGGTCACCCGATGAGGCGGGTGGGGGCGGATGCCGGCGGGGAGGTCGGCGTCTTGGATCTCGACGTGCCGTGAGGGTGAAGGCACACCAGAGGGCTGCGAGGTCGTCGCTGCTGACGTCGGTCTTGGCGCCGAGGGGAGCGCTGAAGTCCGCAACACGGAGGACATCACCCCGACTCGGTGGATGCTCGGGTGGCGGTCGTCCTTCGGTGCGGCCGAGGATCGCGACGTGCTCGGCTCCGCGCAGGTGCTCCACTCCCCGTACAGAGGGTGCCTTCGGCGAGCTTCAGCGGCTCGCGTAGCCGGACCAGTTCCGCGTGGAGCACGTCATCGTTACGTGAGTCCGACCTCGCAGGAAGCCGCCGACGTTCTCGTGCTCAGTGGTTCGGCTTTGGCCGCTTTGCATTCTCAGCGCACGGGAATCGAAACGCGGGGGAAATCGAGAGCGCTCAGCAGCTGGTCGGACAGCGTCGCATCAGGCCACGACGGTGGCACGAAAGACCGTGCCCGTGCCGGAGAGGTGGTTCGTCTCGCCGGCCGGTACGAAGACCGACTTGCCGGGGGAGAGGGCCACTCCGCCCGCCTTGGGCCGACCTGCGACGGCGAGCAGGATCTGAGGCGTGGGGGCGGTGAGGTCGGTGGGCGCGTCGTTTTCCGACCGTACGAAGCGGGAGAGCCGGAACTCATCGACGGGGGTGTCGTAGATCTCCTCGCCCGACGCCAAGGACCGGGGGCGCAGGACGGCCGGTTCGTTCGATTCGAAGTGCACGACCTTCAGCAGCTCCGGGACGTCGACGTGCTTGGGCGTGAGCCCGCAGCGCAGCACGTTGTCCGAGTTGGCCATGATCTCGACGCCGAGGCCGTCGAGGTAGGCGTGTGGGACGCCCGCGCCGAGAAAGAGGGCGTCTCCGGGCTGGAGTTGGACCTGGTTGAGCAACATGGCGGCGATGACGCCGGGGTCGCTCGGGTAGTGGTGGGCGAGGGCGGCGTACTGGGCATGGGGGCCGCCGAGGCGGGCGGCGGCTGCCGCGGCCTCGGCGACCGTGTGCGCCATCTGCTCGCGGTCGGCGGTGAGAAGGGCCGTCATGACCTCGCGCAGCGCCGCGTCTTCCGGGTGAGTGCGCAGCACGTCGACGTAGGGCTTGAGGGAGTCGACGCCGAGCGCGCCGATGGTGTTGGCGGCCTCGACGGACGTACGGAAGCCACACAGACCGGTGAACGGAGTGAGGGCACAGATCAGTTCGGGCTTGTGATTGGCATCCTTGTAGTTGCGGTGGGGTGCGTCGATGGGGACCGCGGCGGCTTCCTCTGCGGCGAATCCGGCCTGTGCCCGGGCGAGGTCGGGGTGTACCTGAAGGGAGAGCGGGGCGCCGGCGGCGAGGACCTTGAGGAGAAAGGGCAAGCGCGGACCGAATGTACCGACGGCCGCGGCGCCCAGTTCGCGTACGGGATCGGCGTCGATGACCTCGTTGAGAGGTCCGCGTGCCGTCAGGGACGGAGCGCCGGGGTGGGAACCCATCCATATCTCGGCCTGCGGCTCGCCGGTGGGGGCGGCGCCGACAAGATCCGCGATAGCGGTTGTGGAGCCCCAGGGGTAGGGGCGGACGGTGTTGTCGAGGAGGTCCATCGAAGGTTTCAGCTTTCCACGAGGGGGCTCAGCAACGCGAGGAGGTGCGGTGCGATGAGGCGGAGAGGACCGAGCCCGGCGACGCCGGCCTGTGGCCCAGGGCGACGACGGTGTTCCGGGTGGTCTCCGGCCCTGGTGTCGCCGGGGGAGGCGTAGGCGCGCCGTCGGTGTGCCCGCGGACACCTGCCCGTAGGGACCTCCGAGCCGGCATACGGCGACGCGCGCGCCGGCGGTACCGGCGCGCGCGACCTTGGTGCGGTTACTTGGTGAGTGCGGCCAGCTTGGGGTCGTTGGCGTAGGCCTCGGCCGCGTTGGCCTTGGTCACGATCACCGGCGGAAGCAGGTAGGCCGGGACGACCTTGACACCGTTGTTGTACGACTTGGTGTCATTGACCTGCGGCGCAGCGCCCTCCTGCAGCGCCTTGACCATGTTGATGGTCTCCGCGACCAGCTTGCGGGTGTCCTTGTTGATCGTGGAGTACTGCTGACCGGCCACGATGGACTTGACCGACTCGACCTCGGAGTCCTGGCCGGTGACGACCGGCAGCGGCTTGCCGGCGCCCTTGATCGAGGTGAGGATCGCGCGGGCGAGGGTGTCGTTCGGCGAGAGGACGCCGTCGAGGG is part of the Streptomyces sp. NBC_00250 genome and harbors:
- the manA gene encoding mannose-6-phosphate isomerase, class I yields the protein MDLLDNTVRPYPWGSTTAIADLVGAAPTGEPQAEIWMGSHPGAPSLTARGPLNEVIDADPVRELGAAAVGTFGPRLPFLLKVLAAGAPLSLQVHPDLARAQAGFAAEEAAAVPIDAPHRNYKDANHKPELICALTPFTGLCGFRTSVEAANTIGALGVDSLKPYVDVLRTHPEDAALREVMTALLTADREQMAHTVAEAAAAAARLGGPHAQYAALAHHYPSDPGVIAAMLLNQVQLQPGDALFLGAGVPHAYLDGLGVEIMANSDNVLRCGLTPKHVDVPELLKVVHFESNEPAVLRPRSLASGEEIYDTPVDEFRLSRFVRSENDAPTDLTAPTPQILLAVAGRPKAGGVALSPGKSVFVPAGETNHLSGTGTVFRATVVA